One region of Candidatus Electrothrix rattekaaiensis genomic DNA includes:
- a CDS encoding Fic family protein: protein MQAKTLRTDEHRRSAKEKERGIMNEKKQDKALDSLLKTIDALKQKLDAARPLAGRKILAAVDTEYTYDSNRIEGNTLTLRETDIIVNKGLTVGGRSMREHLEAANHHEAVAFIRELAQEQTPLTEQTVRQVHALILRGIDRENAGTYRSVPVAISGSRHVPPQPWQVPKLMKELFLNLQEEAGQFHPVVYAAELHEGIATIHPFIDGNGRTARLLMNLVLLRKGYAITNISGETGNRLAYYDALEKCNLEQDKTEFLLLIAGYVRDSMENLVRLLGQ, encoded by the coding sequence TTGCAGGCGAAAACGTTGCGCACAGATGAACACCGCAGGTCGGCCAAAGAAAAAGAACGCGGAATAATGAACGAAAAAAAGCAGGACAAGGCGTTGGACAGCCTGTTAAAGACGATTGATGCGCTCAAGCAGAAACTTGATGCGGCCCGGCCTCTTGCGGGCAGGAAAATCCTTGCGGCTGTTGACACCGAATACACCTATGACAGCAACCGGATTGAAGGCAATACCCTGACGCTGCGGGAAACAGACATCATTGTCAACAAGGGCCTCACCGTGGGCGGCAGATCCATGCGCGAACATCTTGAGGCCGCCAACCATCACGAGGCGGTCGCTTTTATTCGGGAGCTGGCACAGGAACAGACACCTCTGACGGAACAAACCGTCAGGCAGGTGCATGCCCTTATTCTGCGGGGCATTGACCGGGAAAACGCAGGTACATACCGATCCGTGCCCGTGGCAATTTCCGGCAGCCGCCATGTTCCGCCGCAGCCTTGGCAGGTGCCGAAACTGATGAAGGAGCTGTTTCTCAACTTACAGGAAGAAGCGGGACAATTTCACCCTGTTGTCTATGCGGCTGAACTCCATGAAGGCATAGCGACCATCCATCCCTTTATTGACGGCAACGGCAGGACAGCCAGACTGCTGATGAACTTGGTCCTTCTCCGCAAGGGCTATGCAATCACCAATATTTCTGGAGAGACCGGGAACCGGCTGGCCTATTATGATGCTCTGGAAAAGTGCAACTTGGAACAGGACAAGACGGAGTTTCTCCTCCTGATCGCCGGGTATGTACGGGACAGTATGGAGAACCTTGTCCGCCTGCTGGGACAATAG
- a CDS encoding PIN domain-containing protein, with protein sequence MKVIVDTSVWSLALRRNAPEDNQYVNELKELVKESRVQLIGPVRQELLNGIRHEKHFNSLKDHLRAFKDVELVTEDYELASEYFNKARQNGIQGSNTDFLICAISTRNKMPILTRNKMPILTTDKDFENFQSVLPVTLHEIKK encoded by the coding sequence ATGAAAGTCATAGTAGATACAAGCGTATGGTCGTTGGCTTTAAGAAGAAATGCTCCTGAAGACAATCAATACGTTAACGAGCTCAAAGAACTCGTAAAAGAATCACGAGTGCAGTTGATAGGGCCAGTTCGTCAAGAACTTCTTAATGGGATTAGGCATGAAAAACACTTCAATTCTCTCAAGGATCATTTAAGAGCTTTTAAAGATGTAGAGCTTGTAACCGAAGATTACGAGTTAGCATCTGAATACTTCAATAAAGCAAGGCAAAATGGTATTCAAGGGTCAAATACCGACTTCCTTATTTGTGCAATTTCAACTCGTAACAAGATGCCAATTTTAACTCGTAACAAAATGCCAATTTTAACTACTGATAAAGATTTTGAAAATTTTCAATCGGTGTTACCTGTAACTCTGCATGAAATAAAAAAATAG
- a CDS encoding type II toxin-antitoxin system VapC family toxin, producing MRIVADTSAFMAILLQEDDGVIYSDTLLAAEQVFISTATAVELHIVVTAKLGDHGILYLDRLLDLSLFEIVPLDHRQMNIANQAYERFGKGRHRAKLNYGDLFSYALAKNTGLPLLFKGDDFSQTDLTCCPLAEKLG from the coding sequence ATGCGAATAGTTGCTGATACCTCGGCCTTTATGGCGATCCTGTTGCAGGAGGACGACGGCGTGATCTACAGTGACACGCTACTGGCGGCGGAGCAGGTGTTTATCAGTACGGCGACAGCAGTGGAACTCCACATTGTTGTTACGGCAAAACTCGGCGACCATGGAATTCTGTACCTGGATCGGCTGCTGGATCTCTCTCTGTTTGAGATCGTACCGCTTGACCATCGACAGATGAATATTGCCAACCAGGCGTATGAACGCTTTGGTAAAGGCAGGCATCGGGCAAAGCTCAATTACGGGGATTTGTTTTCCTATGCCCTGGCAAAGAACACCGGCCTGCCGCTGCTTTTCAAAGGTGATGATTTCAGTCAAACCGACCTGACATGCTGTCCGCTTGCTGAAAAATTGGGATAA
- a CDS encoding type II toxin-antitoxin system VapB family antitoxin, with product MALNIANRKVEEKAIHASRMLGINKTAAVEKALDYYLKHHGGISVLAADREEAARLLHELARLPVLDNRTPDEILGYDKNGLPCE from the coding sequence ATGGCCCTGAATATAGCAAACCGAAAAGTTGAAGAAAAAGCGATCCATGCAAGTCGCATGCTGGGCATCAATAAAACTGCGGCTGTGGAAAAGGCCCTTGATTATTATTTGAAGCATCACGGTGGGATATCCGTGTTAGCAGCAGACCGTGAGGAAGCGGCACGCCTGCTGCATGAGTTAGCCCGACTTCCGGTTTTGGACAACAGAACACCGGACGAGATCCTTGGCTATGACAAGAATGGTCTGCCATGCGAATAG
- a CDS encoding MarR family transcriptional regulator — translation MKLDPYESIGFHCNLTTKTFLSALGEKLKGTDVSPSQFLALANLTALGPLSQSELADRLAITGATTARLIDRMERDEWVRRERDPEDQRVNMIIPTEKAARTWAEISSAGREVLNQAYQGISKKELETVKQILQKIRNNLEK, via the coding sequence TTGAAACTTGATCCTTATGAAAGTATAGGTTTTCATTGTAATCTTACGACAAAGACTTTTCTCAGTGCATTGGGCGAAAAGCTCAAAGGCACCGATGTCAGTCCGAGTCAATTCCTCGCCCTGGCCAATCTCACCGCCCTTGGGCCGCTTTCCCAGTCGGAGCTTGCAGACCGTCTTGCCATTACCGGCGCAACCACGGCCCGACTCATTGACCGGATGGAACGGGATGAATGGGTGAGGCGAGAGCGCGACCCGGAAGATCAGCGCGTCAATATGATTATTCCCACAGAAAAAGCCGCGAGAACCTGGGCAGAAATTTCTAGTGCCGGGCGGGAAGTCCTTAATCAAGCCTACCAAGGCATCAGCAAAAAAGAGCTGGAAACCGTGAAACAGATCCTGCAAAAAATTCGTAATAACCTGGAAAAATAA
- a CDS encoding DUF2326 domain-containing protein: MKLNKLYCNDSRFKNTTFNLNGLNVVYADVKTNEKEKKNSHSLGKTKLSDIIDFLFLKSIDKKHFLLKMLNDDKRLLFGEHVFYLELFLNSGKYLTVRRPVTNNTKISFSLNDASVEDYIPPARWDMENLPIGRARDYFSEQISLDFFKFKTYDYRKAIKYSFRTPPHDYHDVYQLAKFGKGKDLYWKPFMFDLLGFNGRLLITKYENDKKREEISDFINSLKKEYSINVGDRDEFVAEKKILEKNTTKIEQEIDVFNFYEQDKALIKKGVDEIESTISDLNTEAYNLNYEIDRLNQSFKNKFAFDIDKVEKIFQEAELFFPKNLQKDYDALLEFNNQLTTERNKLLNETLKNKKSQLKSLNENLQRLNAKKKELLSYIKDTDSFRKFKYYQKELVKFEGHLFSLTEKIANIDKIIAKEDDKENYLKEIEGTVKEIKGIYQKTEDNDKYSNIRDKFSTFYKAIMNENAIISWNINTNNNVDFVPPKVQSKGNKKKDTSKDEGTTYKKLLCVAFDLAILCTYNTESYFRFVYHDDVLSQQDNGIKNRLLELINKISERFDLQYILSVIKSDLPHDESENIKYFDDNIVVLKLHDKDETGTLFGIDF; the protein is encoded by the coding sequence ATGAAACTGAACAAACTATACTGCAACGATAGTAGATTCAAAAATACGACGTTCAACCTGAACGGGTTAAATGTTGTCTATGCCGATGTAAAAACAAATGAAAAAGAAAAGAAAAACTCCCATAGTCTGGGGAAGACAAAACTATCAGACATTATTGATTTTTTATTTTTGAAATCTATAGATAAAAAACATTTTCTATTAAAAATGCTGAATGATGACAAACGATTATTGTTCGGAGAACATGTTTTTTATCTTGAATTATTTTTAAACAGTGGGAAATATTTGACAGTTCGTAGGCCTGTCACCAATAACACAAAAATTTCGTTTTCATTAAACGATGCCTCTGTTGAAGACTACATACCACCTGCAAGGTGGGATATGGAAAACCTTCCCATAGGAAGAGCGAGAGACTACTTTTCAGAGCAGATTAGTTTAGATTTTTTCAAGTTCAAGACCTACGATTACAGAAAAGCAATCAAGTACAGCTTTAGAACTCCCCCACATGATTATCACGATGTCTACCAGTTAGCAAAATTTGGTAAAGGGAAAGATCTTTACTGGAAACCTTTTATGTTTGATTTATTGGGTTTCAATGGCCGTTTGTTGATCACGAAATATGAAAATGATAAAAAAAGAGAAGAAATATCTGACTTTATAAACTCTCTAAAAAAAGAATATTCAATCAATGTTGGCGACAGAGATGAATTCGTTGCAGAAAAAAAAATATTAGAAAAAAACACCACTAAAATTGAACAAGAAATTGATGTATTCAATTTTTATGAGCAGGATAAAGCTTTAATCAAGAAAGGTGTTGATGAGATTGAGTCAACAATTAGTGATTTAAATACTGAGGCTTACAATCTCAATTACGAAATTGATAGATTAAATCAATCATTCAAAAACAAATTCGCCTTTGATATAGACAAAGTTGAAAAAATATTTCAAGAAGCGGAGCTATTTTTCCCGAAGAACTTACAAAAAGATTACGATGCATTATTAGAATTTAATAATCAACTCACAACTGAACGAAACAAGTTACTGAACGAAACACTTAAAAACAAAAAATCACAACTTAAATCTTTAAACGAAAATCTTCAACGACTGAATGCAAAGAAAAAAGAACTATTATCATATATTAAAGATACTGACAGCTTCCGAAAATTCAAATATTACCAGAAAGAACTCGTAAAATTTGAAGGCCATCTATTCTCGCTAACAGAAAAAATAGCCAATATAGATAAAATTATTGCCAAAGAAGACGATAAAGAAAACTACCTTAAAGAAATTGAAGGCACAGTCAAAGAAATCAAGGGTATATATCAAAAAACAGAAGACAACGATAAATATTCCAATATAAGAGATAAATTCTCAACATTCTACAAAGCAATCATGAACGAGAATGCAATTATTTCTTGGAATATTAACACTAACAACAATGTGGATTTCGTGCCCCCCAAAGTGCAGAGTAAGGGGAACAAAAAGAAAGACACCAGTAAAGATGAAGGTACAACATATAAAAAGCTACTCTGTGTTGCGTTTGATTTAGCTATACTATGTACCTACAATACAGAATCATATTTCCGCTTTGTTTATCACGATGATGTCCTTTCTCAGCAGGACAACGGTATAAAGAACAGGCTGTTAGAGCTTATAAATAAGATTTCAGAAAGATTCGATCTACAGTATATACTATCTGTCATTAAGTCTGATTTACCTCACGATGAATCCGAAAATATAAAATATTTTGATGACAATATTGTCGTATTAAAACTGCATGATAAAGATGAAACTGGCACTCTATTTGGTATTGATTTTTAG
- a CDS encoding acyl-CoA thioesterase, which yields MAFFPVFSKKKTEDRVTEQNQKKYFNSEASCSEGLTSGEKSTLKDNSKKKNSFVYHHTVSIGDTNITRSVYFTRYLEWLGYAREAMLIDTVDPSEIVSGEIVLVTKNTAIAYLKEFDLYDKVELHVTTGKLTPSTVQLCFRYIHAQTQELYAVAKQLILMTSKTGKPRKAPLKYVNVVLKYPEKNIKEIDRHLRKRML from the coding sequence ATGGCTTTTTTCCCAGTTTTTTCCAAAAAAAAGACAGAAGATAGAGTAACTGAACAGAACCAAAAAAAATATTTTAACTCAGAGGCATCTTGTTCTGAAGGACTGACTTCAGGCGAAAAGTCTACACTAAAAGATAATAGTAAAAAAAAGAATTCCTTTGTTTATCATCATACGGTTTCCATCGGTGATACAAATATTACTCGCAGTGTTTATTTTACAAGGTACCTAGAATGGTTAGGCTATGCACGCGAGGCAATGCTTATTGATACCGTTGACCCATCGGAGATAGTTAGCGGTGAAATTGTATTGGTTACAAAAAATACAGCTATCGCATATTTAAAGGAATTTGACCTCTACGATAAAGTCGAGTTGCATGTAACAACAGGCAAATTAACTCCTTCTACAGTCCAATTATGTTTTAGGTATATTCATGCACAGACGCAAGAATTGTATGCTGTGGCCAAACAGTTAATACTTATGACTTCTAAAACAGGAAAACCCCGAAAGGCCCCATTGAAGTATGTAAATGTTGTACTCAAATATCCTGAAAAAAACATTAAAGAGATCGACAGACATTTAAGAAAAAGAATGCTGTAA
- a CDS encoding transposase, with protein MEQKIRSILSGTEGLKAVRRNALIHIFTLFVALPSRVNFLAMARHGHFSERTYRNHFEKKFDFFDFNKQLVKQFCSPHRIIAGDCSFIPKAGKSTPHLGKFWSGCASKALPGLEISSLAVIDVDTNRAFHLECEQTPGTLPDNESRIDFYVDQVVRHAKDLKELADYFVYDGAAAKKKFADGIVEHTGLHLVSKLRRDANLRYLYTGPRRPGPGKPKQYDGKIQWKNLELNRFDICYEDDEIIIHTAIVNSVSLKRNIRIAYISRKGSDSYAVLFSTDINLDGLLIYKYYKARFQIEFLFRDAKQYTGLTHCQARSENKLYFHFNCSLTSVSLAKADFFDKVENQGAPFSMRNITDYYSTKLFLDRILSKLDIELSSEKFSFDYEELLNTAGALA; from the coding sequence ATGGAGCAAAAAATCAGAAGTATTTTAAGCGGTACAGAGGGCCTCAAGGCCGTCAGGAGAAACGCCCTGATCCATATTTTCACCCTCTTTGTCGCTTTACCAAGCCGTGTCAATTTTCTCGCCATGGCCCGCCACGGTCATTTTTCTGAAAGAACATATCGAAATCATTTCGAGAAAAAATTTGATTTTTTCGATTTCAACAAACAACTTGTGAAGCAGTTCTGTTCTCCTCATCGAATTATCGCAGGAGACTGCTCTTTCATCCCCAAAGCCGGTAAAAGTACTCCTCATCTTGGCAAATTCTGGAGCGGATGTGCTTCCAAGGCACTACCGGGGCTTGAAATTAGCTCTCTGGCGGTTATTGATGTTGACACGAACAGGGCTTTTCATCTCGAATGCGAACAGACTCCAGGGACTCTTCCTGACAACGAAAGTCGAATTGATTTCTATGTCGATCAAGTGGTCAGGCATGCCAAAGATCTCAAAGAACTCGCCGATTACTTTGTCTACGACGGAGCTGCCGCAAAGAAAAAGTTTGCCGACGGCATCGTTGAACACACCGGATTGCATCTCGTTAGTAAACTTCGCCGAGATGCGAACTTGCGTTATTTATACACTGGCCCGAGGAGGCCGGGGCCAGGCAAGCCGAAGCAATATGATGGCAAAATCCAGTGGAAGAATCTTGAACTCAACCGCTTTGACATTTGCTATGAAGATGATGAAATTATTATACATACAGCTATCGTTAATAGTGTGTCGCTGAAGCGTAACATCCGTATTGCTTATATCAGCAGAAAAGGCTCCGATAGTTATGCCGTTCTTTTTTCAACCGATATAAACCTAGACGGATTGCTGATTTATAAATATTACAAGGCCCGCTTTCAGATAGAATTTCTCTTTCGGGACGCGAAGCAATATACCGGGCTCACACACTGTCAGGCGCGAAGTGAAAATAAGCTGTATTTTCACTTCAACTGCTCATTGACCTCCGTATCACTTGCAAAAGCCGACTTCTTCGACAAAGTTGAAAATCAGGGGGCACCTTTTTCGATGAGAAATATAACCGATTATTATTCCACCAAATTATTTCTTGATCGGATTTTGTCCAAGTTAGATATTGAGCTGAGTTCAGAAAAATTCAGCTTCGATTATGAAGAATTGCTGAATACCGCAGGTGCGCTTGCATAA
- a CDS encoding type II toxin-antitoxin system VapB family antitoxin, which translates to MATNLAIDDWLIEEAKNLGKHRTKKGAVTEALQEYIQRRREMKILNIFSTIEHEQDYDYKKQRLVK; encoded by the coding sequence ATGGCTACAAATCTCGCTATTGACGACTGGCTTATTGAAGAAGCAAAAAATCTTGGCAAGCACCGCACCAAAAAAGGTGCTGTAACAGAGGCTTTGCAAGAATATATTCAGAGAAGAAGAGAAATGAAAATATTAAATATTTTTAGCACAATAGAGCACGAGCAAGACTATGACTACAAGAAGCAGAGACTTGTAAAATGA
- a CDS encoding metal-dependent transcriptional regulator, with protein sequence MPSENKLTASQEDYLEAIYHIVAEKMAARAKDISEYLAVRASSVTGALRTLRAMGLVNYAPYDLITLTEEGHTAAEDIVRRHKALEDFLVNVLGVDRQEADEAACKMEHSVPKAIVERLVKYAEYVEKCPKGGISWESGFGYYCKNECTEEDCHNCQHQE encoded by the coding sequence ATGCCCTCAGAGAACAAACTCACCGCCAGCCAAGAAGACTATCTAGAGGCGATCTATCATATTGTCGCTGAGAAGATGGCTGCCCGTGCCAAGGACATCTCAGAATACCTTGCTGTGCGTGCCTCCTCCGTCACCGGGGCTCTTCGGACTTTACGGGCGATGGGTTTGGTCAACTATGCTCCCTATGATCTGATCACCCTCACTGAAGAAGGCCATACTGCTGCCGAGGATATTGTTCGTCGGCATAAGGCATTGGAAGATTTTCTGGTCAATGTCCTGGGAGTTGACAGGCAGGAGGCTGATGAGGCGGCCTGTAAAATGGAGCATTCTGTGCCCAAGGCTATTGTGGAACGCTTGGTGAAATATGCCGAGTATGTGGAGAAATGTCCAAAAGGCGGAATCAGTTGGGAGTCTGGTTTCGGGTATTACTGCAAAAACGAATGCACGGAAGAAGATTGCCATAACTGCCAGCATCAAGAGTAG
- the der gene encoding ribosome biogenesis GTPase Der, with protein MLRLSAGIRLRADALFRAVLKPEKPEKSQPTCRLLTFDQADFVKSNAYPLVALIGRPNVGKSTLFNRITRRRDAIVDPTPGVTRDRHYAQAVWEEHAFMLVDTGGIEEVDGPDNDQFSDHIRTQALQAVEEADIILLLLDGRQGVLPGDHEIVELLRRTDKEVFFVVNKIDSPAVETELLTPFWELGVPDLWALSGDHGYGFRTLMEDLIEKLGETEAPADLPEGTIRLAFFGRPNVGKSSMINAIMGQERMVVSEISGTTRDSVDTLLSRDQYNYLLIDTAGIRRKGKTTDKLEKFSILKALKALTRCDIAVVLIDAEEGITEQDTKVIGYTQDHGRALMILINKWDLIQDDKKKQDWLLEEVRLATNFIPFAPVFRVSAKTGYGIKRIFPEIGKMDRQFHQRFSTSSLNRLLESATLHHEPPMYRGRRLKLYYTAQIDTSPPSFVVIANFPKGIHFSYQRYLKNQFREGLGLDRIPIRLFFRERSGRTKR; from the coding sequence TTGCTGCGACTTTCCGCCGGTATTCGTCTCCGGGCGGACGCTTTATTCCGTGCTGTTCTCAAGCCTGAGAAGCCGGAGAAGTCGCAGCCGACATGCCGACTTTTAACCTTTGACCAAGCAGACTTCGTGAAGAGCAACGCCTATCCTCTGGTCGCCCTGATAGGACGACCCAATGTGGGGAAATCCACCCTGTTTAACCGAATCACCCGACGGCGTGACGCCATTGTCGATCCCACACCCGGCGTTACCCGTGACCGCCATTATGCCCAAGCGGTTTGGGAGGAGCATGCCTTCATGCTGGTGGATACTGGAGGCATCGAGGAGGTGGACGGCCCGGACAACGACCAGTTCAGCGACCATATCCGTACCCAGGCTCTCCAGGCCGTGGAAGAGGCCGATATTATCCTCCTTCTTCTCGACGGTCGCCAGGGTGTATTGCCCGGTGATCATGAGATTGTGGAACTGCTTCGGCGCACGGACAAAGAGGTCTTTTTCGTGGTCAATAAGATTGATTCCCCGGCGGTCGAAACCGAATTGCTGACCCCCTTTTGGGAACTGGGAGTTCCCGATTTATGGGCGTTATCCGGGGATCATGGCTATGGTTTCCGCACCCTGATGGAGGACTTGATTGAAAAGCTGGGTGAGACCGAAGCACCGGCAGATTTGCCTGAAGGCACTATCCGTCTTGCCTTTTTTGGTCGACCCAATGTGGGCAAATCCTCTATGATTAATGCGATCATGGGTCAGGAGCGGATGGTGGTTTCTGAAATATCCGGCACCACCCGTGATTCCGTGGACACCCTGCTCAGCCGTGATCAGTATAATTATCTGCTCATTGACACTGCCGGTATCCGGCGCAAGGGTAAGACCACGGACAAGCTGGAGAAGTTCTCCATCCTCAAGGCTCTTAAGGCCTTGACCCGCTGTGATATCGCGGTGGTGCTCATTGATGCGGAAGAGGGTATCACAGAGCAGGACACCAAGGTGATCGGCTATACTCAGGATCATGGCCGGGCTCTGATGATCCTCATTAATAAATGGGATCTGATTCAGGACGATAAAAAGAAACAGGACTGGCTGTTGGAAGAGGTTCGCTTGGCTACCAACTTCATCCCCTTTGCTCCGGTCTTCAGGGTGTCAGCCAAAACAGGTTACGGCATCAAGCGGATATTCCCGGAAATCGGCAAGATGGATCGCCAGTTCCATCAGCGCTTTTCCACTTCATCCTTGAACCGGCTCTTGGAATCGGCAACGCTCCATCACGAACCGCCCATGTACCGAGGCCGGAGGCTGAAGCTCTATTACACGGCCCAGATTGATACGTCGCCGCCTTCCTTTGTCGTGATTGCCAATTTCCCCAAGGGAATCCATTTCTCCTATCAGCGATACCTGAAGAATCAGTTTCGGGAAGGACTGGGGCTGGATCGGATACCGATACGTCTCTTTTTCCGGGAACGGAGCGGGCGGACCAAACGTTAG
- a CDS encoding Txe/YoeB family addiction module toxin: MVIWKIFYTKQASKDAKKLSASGLRQKAEKLVDVLRDNPYQTPPPFEKLVGDLSGAYSRRINIQRRIVYQIIDSEKTVKVIRLWTHYEGKV; this comes from the coding sequence ATGGTGATATGGAAAATTTTCTATACGAAGCAGGCATCGAAAGATGCCAAAAAGCTTTCTGCCTCCGGGTTGCGGCAAAAAGCTGAAAAGCTGGTGGACGTTCTTCGGGACAACCCTTATCAGACACCTCCCCCGTTTGAGAAGCTCGTAGGTGATTTATCCGGCGCATACTCCCGACGAATCAATATTCAGCGTCGGATAGTCTATCAGATTATTGATAGTGAAAAGACCGTCAAGGTTATCCGTTTGTGGACTCATTATGAAGGAAAGGTTTGA
- a CDS encoding type II toxin-antitoxin system Phd/YefM family antitoxin, whose product MPTLTATQARSKLYRLIDDTAASHQPVTITGKRGNAVLISEEDWIAIQETLYLMSVPGMRTSIKEGLAVPLSECEEDIEW is encoded by the coding sequence ATGCCAACTTTAACTGCTACTCAGGCACGTTCGAAACTCTATCGTCTGATAGATGATACTGCCGCTTCACATCAACCTGTGACAATTACCGGAAAAAGAGGAAATGCTGTGCTGATTTCCGAAGAAGACTGGATAGCTATACAAGAAACGCTTTACCTGATGTCCGTTCCGGGTATGAGGACGTCGATCAAGGAAGGGCTGGCCGTTCCTCTCAGCGAGTGTGAAGAGGACATTGAATGGTGA
- a CDS encoding ElyC/SanA/YdcF family protein, producing the protein MPQPHAMKKKVKTRRLCFVTLLLVIVAIVVIVVSNLLISRYGQYCFDRLDETPPVYCAILLGTSKYLPGSRKNIYYKYRIEAAKRLYDSGGCKKIIVSGDNETMQYNEPQTMRKDLIKAGVRKEDIISDYAGFRTLDSIIRFKKVFGRQRGVVISQKFHNERAIYIGRSYGIELYGYNALDVGIRSGLKTRIREVLSRVKCVLDVELLHTGPRFLGKQIKV; encoded by the coding sequence ATGCCCCAACCACATGCGATGAAGAAAAAAGTCAAAACACGCCGACTCTGTTTCGTCACCCTGTTGCTGGTCATTGTCGCCATAGTCGTCATCGTTGTTTCTAACTTGTTGATCAGTCGTTACGGGCAGTACTGCTTTGACCGTCTTGACGAAACGCCCCCGGTGTACTGTGCAATTCTGTTAGGGACCTCCAAATATCTTCCTGGAAGCAGGAAGAATATCTATTATAAGTACAGGATAGAGGCGGCCAAGAGGCTGTACGACAGTGGCGGGTGCAAGAAGATTATCGTATCCGGGGATAACGAGACCATGCAGTATAATGAGCCTCAAACGATGAGGAAGGATTTGATTAAGGCAGGAGTGCGTAAGGAGGATATCATCTCCGATTATGCGGGCTTCAGGACCCTTGACTCAATTATCCGTTTTAAAAAGGTCTTTGGTCGGCAACGAGGCGTTGTTATTTCACAGAAATTTCATAACGAGCGAGCTATCTACATCGGCAGATCGTACGGAATAGAGCTGTACGGTTATAATGCGTTGGATGTGGGCATCCGCAGTGGATTGAAGACCAGGATACGCGAGGTCTTGTCCAGGGTTAAGTGTGTGCTGGATGTGGAGCTGCTGCACACCGGGCCACGGTTTTTGGGAAAACAGATCAAGGTCTGA